The nucleotide window TGAACATTAGTTGATCATGTTCGTTACCACTTGATGAGCGCGAGAGCTCCAACCGTGGCAAGCAAGAGAGTGATCAGAGAAGCCTGAACCAGTGAACCACCATTGCCATTACCAGTGTTGCAGCCATCTAAAGATTTAATTTACTGAAAGATTACCGAAGCATTTCATCTGCGTGACAATGACGTCTGATTACGCTAACCAGTAGAAACCAATTACAGCAAATGTGCTTGCAgttgcaaaatattcaaagTCAAACTTTATCAGCTCGCCACCGAGTAAACTCACCTTCCGAGCAATAGTAATTGCAAGTTTGTGCCACTGACGTGTTTACCGGGCAACTTGTCTCAGCGGTTATTAGTGAACAACTCCTTGAAATTGTCACCGCCTCAATGCCAAGTACAGTTGCCCCTGCAGAGAATGAAGGCGATTTGTGATCAAAACGTTAAATTTGGAGACAACGGTGGAAGTCTCCTGGACTCACTTGCGACTGTTGTTAAACAGTGATCTTGTCCAGTTGAGCAGGTTTGTAAAGATGAACTGTCTATGTTT belongs to Clavelina lepadiformis chromosome 6, kaClaLepa1.1, whole genome shotgun sequence and includes:
- the LOC143462999 gene encoding uncharacterized protein LOC143462999; amino-acid sequence: MKIFVEVGILFALFVAQGSAIQCYQCQYLSTLGDTSCYGPNIDSSSLQTCSTGQDHCLTTVARATVLGIEAVTISRSCSLITAETSCPVNTSVAQTCNYYCSEDGCNTGNGNGGSLVQASLITLLLATVGALALIKW